In Paenibacillus hexagrammi, the following are encoded in one genomic region:
- the gyrA gene encoding DNA gyrase subunit A, translating to MDILEQFLPAYLEEVVGDRFGRYSKYIIQDRAIPDVRDGLKPVQRRILYAMYDAGNTPDKPYRKSAKTVGDVMGNYHPHGDSSIYEGMVRMAQPWKMGHTLVDGHGNWGSLDDDPAAAMRYTEARLSEIAMELLRDIEKRTVLFKDNFDNTTKEPVVLPARYPNLLVNGVSGISSGFATEIPTHNLREVIDAVVAMIDKPDITIEELMGIVKGPDFPTGGIIMGEEGIREAYRTGKGRIYIRSKTAIEDMRGGKQQIIITEIPYQVVKSRLVTAMENIRLEKKVEGIAEVRDESGRNGLRIVIELKKDADAQGILAYLFKKTDLQVTYNFNMVAIVNKAPRQLGIKEMLHAYIEHQKEVVTHRSKYELEKAEDRAHVLEGLVKALNILDDVIATIKASKNRQDAQNNLVAQYGFTERQADAILVLQLYRLTNLEITSLEKELHDVQKTIDYLRGILGSLKKLMGVIKAEIGDIRKKYGIDRRSSIQGEVEELKVNLEVLVTPEDVLVTLSNDGYLKRTSKLSFTRSGGELESTGLKEGDYVRFLLDVNTIESLLIFTKKGQYYLLPVHQVPEYKWKENGTAIVNVIPISKEDRIVSVIPVKDFEEPGKSLVFVTRKGQVKRTELKEYMTNRSSGIVACKVGDQDEVLQVHVSDNTKEILLVSKQGMSIRFREEEVNPMGRAAAGVRGIQLKEDDEVVSAEWIYGDEGEVLVISDLGYAKRSLVVDYPLQGRGGKGILTFEFKEGKRVRPNGSALIGTFIVKMDYIVTALLSSGEKVRFSTETAPLEDRKSSGKQLVPVAKTDSIIDLFKAPL from the coding sequence TTGGATATTTTAGAACAATTTCTGCCTGCATATCTGGAAGAGGTCGTAGGCGACCGATTCGGAAGATATTCCAAATATATTATTCAAGACCGTGCGATTCCAGATGTACGCGACGGCTTAAAGCCTGTTCAAAGGCGTATCCTGTACGCGATGTACGATGCCGGCAATACGCCGGACAAGCCATATCGGAAATCGGCGAAGACCGTCGGCGATGTGATGGGTAACTATCACCCGCACGGGGATTCCTCGATTTACGAAGGCATGGTTAGAATGGCGCAGCCATGGAAAATGGGCCATACCTTGGTGGACGGCCATGGGAACTGGGGCTCGCTCGACGACGATCCGGCTGCAGCGATGCGGTATACGGAAGCGCGGCTTTCCGAAATTGCCATGGAGCTGCTGCGTGACATTGAGAAGCGCACGGTTCTTTTTAAAGATAATTTTGATAACACGACTAAAGAACCGGTAGTCCTTCCGGCTCGTTATCCGAATCTTTTGGTGAATGGGGTCAGCGGGATTTCTTCAGGCTTTGCTACGGAAATTCCAACGCATAACCTGCGAGAAGTGATTGATGCGGTCGTTGCGATGATCGACAAACCCGATATCACCATTGAAGAGCTGATGGGGATTGTCAAAGGGCCAGATTTCCCTACTGGCGGGATCATTATGGGTGAAGAAGGCATACGCGAAGCGTATCGTACGGGCAAAGGCCGTATTTATATTCGCTCCAAAACAGCGATTGAGGACATGCGCGGCGGGAAGCAGCAAATTATCATTACGGAAATTCCGTATCAGGTGGTCAAATCACGCCTTGTAACGGCAATGGAAAACATTCGGCTGGAGAAAAAGGTTGAAGGTATTGCCGAGGTTCGCGACGAGAGCGGGCGTAACGGTCTGAGGATCGTGATCGAGCTGAAGAAGGATGCGGACGCACAAGGAATTCTCGCCTATCTTTTCAAAAAAACCGATTTACAGGTCACCTATAACTTCAACATGGTAGCCATTGTGAATAAGGCCCCGCGCCAGTTGGGCATCAAAGAAATGCTGCATGCTTATATCGAGCATCAGAAGGAAGTTGTCACTCATCGTTCGAAATATGAGTTAGAGAAAGCGGAGGACCGCGCTCACGTCCTGGAAGGCCTCGTGAAGGCGCTGAATATCCTGGACGATGTGATCGCTACGATTAAGGCCTCTAAGAACCGTCAGGACGCCCAGAACAACCTGGTCGCGCAATATGGCTTTACTGAGCGCCAAGCAGACGCAATTCTAGTGCTGCAATTGTACCGATTGACGAATCTGGAGATTACTTCGCTGGAAAAAGAGCTGCACGATGTTCAAAAGACAATCGACTACTTACGCGGCATACTTGGCAGCTTGAAGAAGCTGATGGGCGTCATCAAAGCGGAAATCGGCGACATTCGTAAAAAATACGGAATCGACCGTCGTTCGAGCATTCAGGGCGAAGTCGAGGAGTTGAAGGTAAACCTTGAGGTGCTTGTCACGCCTGAGGATGTTCTGGTCACGCTTTCAAATGACGGTTACTTGAAGCGCACCTCGAAGCTGTCCTTCACCCGATCCGGAGGAGAGCTCGAGAGTACAGGACTCAAAGAAGGCGACTACGTTCGTTTCCTTCTGGATGTCAACACCATCGAAAGCCTCCTCATCTTCACGAAGAAGGGTCAGTATTATCTACTGCCTGTCCATCAGGTGCCGGAGTACAAATGGAAAGAAAATGGCACGGCCATCGTGAACGTCATTCCGATATCCAAGGAAGACCGGATCGTGAGCGTGATTCCTGTCAAGGACTTCGAAGAACCAGGCAAGTCCCTTGTATTCGTTACCCGTAAGGGGCAGGTCAAACGGACCGAGCTGAAGGAATACATGACCAACCGCTCTAGCGGTATTGTCGCTTGTAAGGTCGGCGATCAGGATGAGGTGCTGCAGGTTCATGTAAGTGACAACACGAAGGAAATATTACTTGTATCAAAGCAAGGTATGAGTATCCGCTTCCGCGAAGAGGAAGTGAACCCAATGGGCCGGGCGGCCGCAGGCGTTCGCGGCATCCAGCTCAAGGAGGACGATGAGGTCGTCTCGGCGGAATGGATCTATGGTGATGAGGGAGAAGTGCTTGTCATCTCCGATCTAGGCTATGCCAAGCGCTCGCTGGTCGTTGATTATCCGCTTCAAGGACGCGGAGGCAAAGGAATTCTTACCTTCGAATTCAAGGAAGGCAAGCGTGTCAGACCGAACGGCTCGGCTTTGATCGGCACCTTTATTGTGAAGATGGATTACATCGTGACAGCACTCCTTAGCAGCGGAGAAAAGGTTCGCTTTTCAACGGAAACAGCACCGCTTGAAGATCGCAAATCGTCCGGCAAACAGCTGGTTCCGGTAGCGAAAACGGATTCCATTATTGATCTATTTAAAGCTCCGCTCTAA